The following are from one region of the Stanieria cyanosphaera PCC 7437 genome:
- a CDS encoding lysylphosphatidylglycerol synthase transmembrane domain-containing protein, protein MISTKNLVYAILSSSLGIFLVWLLIKLTPLEIDQIVNNLQNLNPVYVALVVITTFVHLWFTSYKWQIIAQKLTTNHHTPQKFYLYYIVFANLIAQFVPYQIGLTVVQGLAIKLHKVGTLSQGFFSLLYDQFFNLLIPILLLPPTLLLFLNKVSLSLAIFLSLGILLGTHIIILNWHKPLAILLFKWYKRLKHKAAKKPEIELDLSTEEIPILSTRFTLKVFWISVIRHFNWMLRSFFVVLAGKFAISFWAIAFTINLVQTAMIISITPANLGFMEWSWIGGLELLGVPALVASNFAVVQRILGVFAVIIIALGCWFSFGLDRFYFKKNELSQKNSWR, encoded by the coding sequence ATGATCTCTACTAAAAATTTAGTTTATGCAATTTTATCTTCTAGTCTTGGTATCTTTCTAGTTTGGTTACTCATAAAACTAACCCCACTTGAAATAGATCAGATTGTCAATAACTTACAAAATCTCAATCCTGTTTATGTTGCTTTAGTCGTCATTACAACTTTTGTTCATTTATGGTTTACTTCCTACAAATGGCAAATTATTGCTCAAAAATTAACGACAAATCATCATACTCCACAAAAATTTTATTTGTATTATATTGTTTTTGCTAACCTGATTGCTCAGTTTGTGCCTTATCAAATTGGTTTAACTGTTGTGCAAGGTTTGGCAATTAAACTACATAAAGTTGGAACTTTATCCCAAGGCTTTTTTTCTCTGCTTTATGACCAGTTTTTTAATTTATTAATTCCAATTTTACTCTTACCACCAACCTTACTACTGTTCTTAAACAAAGTATCTTTATCTCTAGCAATCTTTTTGTCCCTAGGTATTTTACTGGGAACTCATATCATCATTTTAAATTGGCATAAACCTTTAGCAATTTTATTATTTAAATGGTATAAACGCCTCAAACATAAAGCTGCGAAAAAACCTGAAATAGAGCTAGATTTATCAACCGAAGAAATTCCAATCTTATCAACTAGATTTACTCTCAAAGTATTTTGGATTTCAGTCATTAGACACTTCAATTGGATGTTACGTAGTTTCTTCGTGGTACTAGCAGGAAAATTTGCGATTAGTTTTTGGGCGATCGCGTTTACAATTAATTTAGTGCAAACTGCAATGATTATTAGTATTACTCCTGCCAATTTAGGTTTTATGGAATGGAGTTGGATTGGAGGATTAGAATTATTAGGAGTTCCTGCTTTAGTCGCCAGTAATTTTGCTGTTGTGCAGAGAATTTTGGGTGTATTTGCAGTTATTATTATTGCTTTGGGTTGTTGGTTTAGTTTTGGCTTAGACCGATTCTATTTCAAAAAAAATGAACTTAGTCAAAAAAACTCTTGGCGTTGA
- a CDS encoding class I SAM-dependent methyltransferase: MKRKDNNLEVSNTQARDYTELLIAKQQIGWKRFIDVQAPYRWNLQRLNPGLTLDLGCGIGRNLINLKGKGVGIDHNLNSIKVARNRGLTVFTPEEFHNSTFNTPQRFDSLLVSHVVEHMNQNQAVELCRKYLTHLKPEGKLIIMTPQEAGYKSDPTHVEFMNFPKLQNLTSQLGFKVIKEYSFPFPRILGHLFLYNEFVSVSSRAI, translated from the coding sequence TTGAAGCGCAAAGATAATAATCTCGAAGTATCTAATACTCAAGCGCGAGATTACACTGAGCTTTTAATAGCGAAACAACAGATTGGTTGGAAACGTTTTATTGATGTACAAGCACCTTATCGTTGGAATCTTCAACGATTAAACCCAGGTCTCACGCTGGATCTTGGCTGTGGCATAGGAAGAAATTTAATTAATCTGAAAGGAAAAGGGGTCGGAATCGACCATAATTTAAACTCAATCAAAGTTGCCAGAAATCGTGGACTTACTGTGTTTACACCAGAAGAGTTTCACAATTCAACTTTTAATACGCCTCAAAGATTTGATTCATTGTTAGTATCTCATGTGGTTGAGCATATGAATCAAAATCAGGCTGTAGAGTTATGCCGAAAATATCTAACTCATTTGAAGCCTGAAGGAAAACTGATTATTATGACTCCTCAAGAGGCTGGATATAAAAGCGATCCAACCCATGTTGAGTTTATGAATTTTCCAAAACTGCAAAATCTTACTAGTCAACTTGGTTTTAAAGTTATCAAAGAATATTCCTTTCCTTTTCCCAGAATTTTAGGTCACTTGTTTCTCTACAATGAATTTGTTTCAGTAAGTTCAAGAGCTATATAG
- a CDS encoding sulfotransferase family protein produces MKKPNLFIVGQPKSGTTALHQFLGQHPEIYMASIKEPHFFCDDFHQESDRYHQTQLFFDFREEKDYLKLFTKIKNEKIAGESSTQYLYSQVAAQKIYEFNPEAKIIIILREPATFLYSLHSHYVKFTEENEENFIKALTLESVRKSGKMLSPRVTSPSYLYYSERIKYYEQVKRYYDIFNSSQIKVILFEDFKNNNEQTYQEILKFLQVNPNFSPQYEAINVNKEVKFKALNNLANNQIIKNITKNIFSQEFNEFVRDKIVERFFWSEAPKSFMPKEIKIQLMKKFQPEVIRISELLGVDLVKQWGYDEI; encoded by the coding sequence ATGAAAAAGCCTAATCTTTTTATTGTCGGACAACCAAAATCTGGAACAACAGCTTTACATCAGTTTCTAGGGCAACATCCAGAAATTTATATGGCTAGTATCAAAGAGCCACATTTTTTTTGTGATGATTTTCATCAAGAAAGCGATCGCTATCATCAGACTCAGTTATTTTTTGATTTTAGAGAAGAAAAAGATTATTTAAAACTATTTACTAAAATAAAAAACGAAAAAATTGCTGGTGAGTCTTCAACCCAATATTTATATTCCCAAGTTGCAGCCCAAAAAATTTATGAATTTAATCCTGAAGCAAAGATAATTATTATTTTAAGAGAACCAGCTACTTTTCTTTATTCTTTACACAGTCATTATGTTAAATTTACAGAAGAAAATGAAGAAAATTTTATCAAGGCTTTGACATTAGAATCAGTTAGAAAGTCTGGCAAAATGCTTAGTCCACGAGTAACTTCTCCTTCCTATTTGTATTATTCAGAGCGGATTAAATATTACGAACAAGTTAAACGTTACTACGATATTTTTAATTCATCTCAAATCAAAGTTATCCTATTTGAAGATTTTAAAAACAACAACGAACAAACCTATCAAGAAATTTTAAAATTTTTGCAAGTCAATCCTAATTTTTCACCTCAATACGAAGCAATTAATGTTAATAAAGAAGTAAAATTTAAAGCTTTAAATAATTTAGCTAATAATCAAATAATTAAAAATATTACTAAAAATATATTCTCTCAAGAGTTTAATGAATTTGTCCGAGACAAAATTGTCGAAAGATTTTTTTGGAGTGAAGCTCCCAAATCTTTTATGCCTAAAGAAATTAAAATTCAACTCATGAAAAAATTTCAACCTGAAGTAATTAGAATTTCTGAATTACTGGGCGTAGATTTAGTTAAACAATGGGGCTATGATGAAATTTAA
- a CDS encoding glycosyltransferase, with translation MNQPWLSVIIPTYNGADYLAAALDSIVMQQESGIECIVVDDGSTDTTLEILDSYQDQLPLQIIKRNRIGNWVTNTNYGLSLAQGEYVCFLHQDDLWFQDRLKNIKEVIASYPQANLYLHSSLFIDTQGKPLGTWRCPLPSYPTVIKAELMMERLLVQNFIAIPAPVFSRKVALDVGGLNEELWYTADWDFWLKIAASGETIYYPQPLAAFRVHPNSQTVRRSSSLSEFHQQMRSVFEQHLTKWETNINNKLKIRRVALFSTEVNTALAAMVHGEKTNLCKLGGEFVSLTPRGWYRYFRDSRILERVFARLKARLQTTSS, from the coding sequence ATGAATCAACCTTGGTTATCAGTTATCATCCCTACTTATAACGGCGCAGATTATTTAGCTGCTGCACTCGATTCAATTGTGATGCAACAGGAATCTGGGATTGAATGTATTGTGGTAGATGATGGCTCTACTGATACAACTCTGGAGATTTTGGATTCTTATCAAGATCAACTACCTCTCCAGATTATCAAACGCAATCGGATTGGAAATTGGGTTACTAATACTAATTACGGACTATCTTTGGCTCAAGGTGAATATGTTTGTTTCTTGCATCAAGATGATCTTTGGTTTCAAGATCGTTTGAAAAATATCAAAGAAGTGATCGCGTCTTATCCTCAAGCTAATTTATATTTGCACTCTTCTCTATTTATCGATACTCAAGGTAAGCCTTTAGGAACTTGGCGATGTCCCTTACCTTCTTATCCTACAGTAATTAAAGCTGAACTGATGATGGAGAGGTTATTAGTTCAGAATTTTATTGCTATTCCTGCACCTGTATTTAGCAGGAAAGTAGCTCTTGATGTAGGTGGTTTAAATGAGGAACTTTGGTACACGGCTGATTGGGATTTTTGGTTAAAAATAGCTGCTAGCGGTGAAACAATTTATTATCCTCAACCTCTGGCTGCTTTTCGGGTTCATCCTAATTCGCAAACAGTTCGCCGAAGTTCTAGTTTAAGTGAATTTCACCAGCAAATGCGATCGGTATTTGAACAACATTTGACAAAATGGGAAACTAATATTAATAACAAACTCAAAATTAGAAGAGTAGCTTTGTTTTCTACCGAAGTAAATACAGCTTTAGCTGCGATGGTGCATGGTGAAAAGACAAATTTATGCAAACTGGGAGGAGAGTTTGTTTCTCTAACACCAAGAGGATGGTATCGTTATTTCCGTGATTCTCGTATTCTCGAAAGAGTCTTCGCTCGATTAAAAGCTCGTTTACAAACAACATCTAGTTGA